The following proteins come from a genomic window of Leguminivora glycinivorella isolate SPB_JAAS2020 unplaced genomic scaffold, LegGlyc_1.1 Scaffold8, whole genome shotgun sequence:
- the LOC125242122 gene encoding PSME3-interacting protein-like isoform X2 — protein sequence MSSGFITESEILEQRRRRQEEWDKVRTEDQPKEAPEEPYDTRPLYQRLEEQKMRKDAEYEEAHKLKNMIRGLDDDEVGFLDLVERSKAKAAQQISMQEQKEMQEFRERVSTLAESEELTRLRAQLAPARTTPAQQQRNKLQGVVVRKRKASELEAEKGAAPPPAKNNTNNVTDSMPATGDELGAMRCVGVLPGLRHYGTDSSSDTGESSDSEPEDKCCKPDLLGRRPSSDKHKEKKN from the exons ATGAGTTCCGGATTTATAACTGAATCTGAAATATTGGAACAAAGACGTCGTCGCCAAGAAGAATGGGACAAGGTTCGAACGGAAGACCAGCCCAAAG AGGCCCCAGAAGAGCCCTATGACACCAGGCCCCTGTACCAGCGACTGGAGGAACAGAAAATGAGGAAAGATGCAGAGTATGAGGAGGCTCACAAACTAA AAAACATGATCCGAGGGCTGGATGACGACGAAGTAGGATTCCTGGATCTAGTGGAGCGCAGTAAGGCCAAGGCAGCGCAGCAGATCTCCATGCAGGAACAGAAAGAGATGCAGGAGTTCAG AGAGCGCGTGTCAACATTGGCCGAAAGTGAAGAGCTGACGAGGCTGCGCGCGCAACTGGCGCCGGCGCGCACGACGCCCGCGCAGCAACAGAGGAACAAGCTCCAAGGG GTGGTCGTCAGGAAACGTAAAGCAAGCGAGCTGGAGGCAGAGAAAGGCGCCGCGCCTCCGCCGGCCAAGAATAACACCAATAATGTCACAGACAG CATGCCTGCCACTGGCGACGAGCTGGGCGCCATGCGGTGTGTGGGCGTACTTCCAGGGCTCCGGCACTACGGTACCGACTCTTCCAGCGACACCGGAGAATCCAGCGACAGCGAGCCA GAGGACAAATGCTGCAAACCCGATCTGCTGGGCCGGCGGCCTTCCTCAGACAAACACAAGGAGAAAA